The following are encoded in a window of Fusarium oxysporum f. sp. lycopersici 4287 chromosome 5, whole genome shotgun sequence genomic DNA:
- a CDS encoding alcohol dehydrogenase, with translation MAQSIPKTVKQWTIPSRDGKDFSGLKFSEESVPELGDGQVLVKIQGASLNYRDLILPLGKYPFPAKDGVVPGSDGAGTVLAVGKNVTRFRPGDKVVTLFNQGHIGGSLDQLSIQTGLGGVTDGTFRTVGAFDEHGLVPMPSNLDFHEAATLTCAGLTAWNGLYGLEGKKLLPGQWVLTQGTGGVSIFAVQFAKAAGAKVIATTSSAEKAKLLEKLGADHIINYRETPEWGAKAKELTGGAGVDHIIEVAGPTSMKQSLNAIKIDGVISIIGFVWWALIKSDPGFVDWAFQPLHHPRSPCWKPCPDGGYVPCC, from the exons ATGGCTCAATCTATTCCCAAGACTGTCAAGCAATGGACCATCCCCTCCCGTGATGGAAAGGACTTCAGCGGTCTGAAGTTCAGCGAGGAGTCTGTTCCCGAGCTCGGTGACGGCCAAGTCCTCGTCAAGA TCCAGGGTGCTTCCCTCAACTACCGCGATCTCATCCTCCCTCTCGGGAAGTACCCTTTCCCCGCCAAGGACGGCGTCGTCCCCGGCTCCGATGGCGCCGGCACTGTCCTCGCCGTCGGCAAGAACGTCACCCGCTTCCGTCCCGGCGACAAGGTCGTCACTCTCTTCAACCAGGGCCACATTGGCGGATCTCTCGACCAGCTCAGCATCCAGACCGGTCTCGGTGGTGTAACTGACGGAACCTTCCGCACCGTCGGTGCCTTCGATGAGCACGGCCTTGTCCCCATGCCCTCTAACCTCGACTTCCACGAGGCTGCTACTCTCACCTGCGCTGGTCTCACTGCCTGGAACGGTCTGTACGGTCTtgagggcaagaagctccTCCCCGGCCAGTGGGTTCTCACTCAGGGTACTGGTGGTGTTAGTATCTTTGCTGTTCAGTtcgccaaggctgctggtgCAAAGGTCATCGCTACTACCAGCTCTGCTGAGAAGGctaagcttcttgagaagcttggtgctGACCACATCATCAACTACCGCGAGACTCCTGAGTGGggagccaaggccaaggaacTCACCGGCGGTGCTGGTGTCGACCACATCATCGAGGTTGCTGGTCCTACATCCATGAAGCAGTCCCTCAACGCTATCAAGATCGACGGTGTCATCTCGATTATTGGCTTCGTTTGGTGGGCACTGATAAAGAGCGACCCTGGTTTCGTCGACTGGGCTTTCCAACCTCTGCACCACCCGAGGTCTCCTTGTTGGAAGCCGTGCCCAGATGGAGGATATGTGCCGTGCTGTTGA